A window of Cheilinus undulatus linkage group 1, ASM1832078v1, whole genome shotgun sequence contains these coding sequences:
- the nr1h3 gene encoding oxysterols receptor LXR-alpha, which translates to MSTLSVTDIPDVGHDESKVFDGASELQLDCMVEESSGSTTMKHEGLLSLAGLSQTDDFPVPPHNGPALTEMSSPLLVEPNDIKLDPAAGDTSASIDGQPVKRKKGPAPKMLGNEVCSVCGDKASGFHYNVLSCEGCKGFFRRSVIKSAQYSCKNNGRCEMDMYMRRKCQQCRLRKCREAGMLEQCVLSEEQIRLKKMKKQQEEETARTSTVVTPTPPQEAAALDPQQQEMIEKLVAMQKQCNKRSFLDRPKVTPWPQSQDLQNREVRQQRFAHFTELAIMSVQEIVDFAKQLPGFLELTREDQIALLKTSTIEIMLLETSRRYNPAIDSITFLKDFSYNKEDFAKAGLQFEFINPIFEFSKGMNDLHLDEAEYALLIAINIFSADRPNVQDHDLVERLQQPYVDALRSYIMIKRPNDHLMFPRMLMKLVSLRTLSSVHSEQVFALRLQDKKLPPLLSEIWDVTE; encoded by the exons ATGTCCACGCTGTCTGTGACTGATATCCCAGATGTTGGTCATG ATGAGAGTAAGGTGTTTGACGGGGCCTCTGAGCTGCAGCTGGACTGCATGGTTGAGGAGAGCAGTGGAAGCACCACAATGAAGCACGAAGGCCTGCTGTCGCTGGCTGGCCTCTCGCAGACAGATGACTTCCCCGTCCCCCCTCATAACGGCCCTGCACTGACGGAGATGAGCAGCCCTCTGCTGGTGGAGCCGAACGATATCAAGCTGGATCCAGCTGCAGGCGACACATCTGCCAGCATAG ATGGTCAGCCGGTGAAAAGAAAGAAGGGGCCTGCTCCAAAGATGCTGGGCAACGAGGTGTGCAGTGTTTGTGGTGATAAGGCCTCTGGTTTCCACTACAACGTGTTGAGCTGTGAAGGCTGCAAGGGCTTCTTTCGACGCAGTGTCATTAAAAGTGCCCAGTACTCCTGCAAAAACAACGGACGCTGTGAAATGGACATGTACATGCGCCGCAAGTGCCAGCAGTGCCGCCTGCGCAAGTGTCGGGAGGCGGGCATGCTGGAGCagt GTGTGCTCTCTGAGGAACAAATCCGACTGAAGAAAATGAagaagcagcaggaggaggaaacaGCCCGCACGTCCACAGTGGTCACCCCCACCCCTCCGCAGGAAGCAGCTGCACTGGATCCCCAACAGCAGGAGATGATTGAGAAGCTGGTGGCCATGCAGAAGCAATGCAACAAGAGGTCTTTCCTTGACCGACCAAAAGTGACG CCATGGCCACAGAGTCAGGACTTGCAGAATCGAGAAGTACGTCAGCAGCGGTTCGCCCACTTCACTGAGCTCGCGATCATGTCGGTCCAGGAGATTGTGGATTTTGCGAAGCAGCTTCCTGGTTTCCTGGAGCTCACAAGGGAGGACCAGATCGCTCTGCTGAAGACGTCTACTATTGAG ATTATGCTGCTAGAGACATCTCGGCGGTACAACCCTGCTATCGATAGCATAACATTTCTGAAGGATTTCAGCTATAATAAGGAGGATTTCGCCAAAGCAG GACTACAGTTCGAGTTCATTAACCCCATTTTTGAGTTCTCAAAAGGAATGAATGACCTGCATTTGGATGAGGCTGAATATGCCCTGCTGATTGCCATTAACATCTTTTCTGCAG ATCGGCCAAATGTACAGGACCACGATCTGGTGGAGCGGTTGCAGCAGCCCTATGTGGACGCCCTGCGCTCTTACATCATGATAAAGAGACCAAAT GATCACTTGATGTTTCCCCGTATGCTGATGAAGCTGGTGAGCCTTCGTACACTAAGTAGTGTCCACTCGGAGCAGGTCTTTGCCCTTCGCCTCCAGGACAAGAAGCTTCCCCCGTTACTCTCTGAAATCTGGGATGTCACTGAGTGA